One Augochlora pura isolate Apur16 chromosome 10, APUR_v2.2.1, whole genome shotgun sequence DNA window includes the following coding sequences:
- the Svip gene encoding small VCP interacting protein, translated as MGNLCMGWCNQSNSCDTLTPDLETRRMQQKEAAERRIAEQQSRGIKNMEAVKRQQRLDQERERREEELAGHNSQPVLKWQMN; from the exons ATGGGAAACCTCTGCATGGGTTGGTGTAATCAATCAAATTCATGCGACACATTAACACCGGATTTG GAAACCAGACGAATGCAACAAAAAGAAGCAGCGGAGAGAAGAATTGCTGAACAACAAAGTCgtggtattaaaaatatggaagCTGTTAAACGTCAACAAAGGTTAGATCAAGAACGTGAGAGACGTGAAGAAGAATTGGCTGGCCATAATTCGCAACCAGTACTAAAG